A section of the Gammaproteobacteria bacterium genome encodes:
- a CDS encoding GMC family oxidoreductase, protein MNKRVADVVIIGAGAGGGACAWALAQAGIQVLVLDAGPSYDPYTDYLLDKPQWETLRFPDKLDATRDQVFAPLQQLDPKLSHLRSWNHLMGQMVKGNRRQAWGYQHVRGIGGSTLHFTGEAHRMNPASMQMKTRFGVAADWPLSYDELEPYYQQAEKVIGVAGSKKDHSRPRYSAFPLPPHPLSYASQKLGAGCQKLGMSWIPNSLAILSKPYDGRPQCNYCANCGRGCPRTDKGSVDVTFLRQAVATGNCTIMEQSTVTRLETDSSDKVSGIIYRDQQGQEQRLSPSIVVLAAGAVETPRLLLLSESTTAPDGLANESGEVGKNFMETVAWISSGLASEALGSHRGVTVDSICWDFNKPDAIPGVIGGCRFGAGPAEADLVGPINYASRVVGGWGHSHKQRMRELFGRIQTVVSVGECLPNPGTFIDLSSEDRDPFGNPLARIHSQVEAAEIKRLEFMQSKTRAILKASGVEQLIEEYGSYDAFNATHVFGSCRMGTNPETSVVNAFGRSHRWHNLYIADASVFPSSGGGEGPSLTIEALAIRTARHIKDAK, encoded by the coding sequence ATGAATAAACGGGTAGCCGATGTGGTTATTATTGGTGCGGGTGCTGGCGGTGGTGCTTGTGCCTGGGCATTGGCTCAAGCGGGCATACAGGTATTGGTACTCGATGCCGGCCCTTCTTATGATCCCTACACTGACTACCTACTGGACAAACCCCAATGGGAAACCCTTCGTTTCCCCGACAAGCTGGATGCCACTCGTGATCAGGTGTTTGCGCCACTACAGCAACTCGACCCCAAATTATCGCATCTACGCTCGTGGAATCATCTTATGGGTCAAATGGTTAAAGGCAATCGTCGTCAAGCCTGGGGCTATCAGCATGTACGTGGCATTGGCGGCAGCACGCTCCACTTTACCGGCGAGGCACACCGGATGAACCCGGCCTCAATGCAAATGAAGACCCGCTTTGGTGTGGCTGCCGACTGGCCATTGAGCTACGATGAACTCGAACCCTATTACCAACAGGCAGAAAAGGTCATCGGTGTCGCAGGTTCAAAAAAGGATCACAGCCGTCCCCGATACAGCGCCTTCCCATTACCTCCGCACCCACTCAGCTACGCCAGCCAAAAACTAGGAGCAGGCTGTCAAAAATTAGGTATGAGCTGGATTCCAAATAGCCTGGCAATACTATCAAAACCCTATGATGGACGGCCACAGTGCAACTACTGCGCGAACTGTGGTCGAGGCTGCCCACGAACCGACAAGGGTAGCGTGGATGTCACTTTTCTGCGCCAGGCCGTTGCCACTGGCAACTGCACAATTATGGAACAAAGTACCGTCACACGGCTTGAAACCGATTCATCCGATAAAGTCAGCGGGATTATCTATCGAGACCAACAAGGGCAGGAACAACGTCTATCCCCATCTATCGTGGTATTGGCCGCAGGCGCGGTCGAGACACCCCGCCTATTACTGTTATCCGAAAGCACCACTGCACCCGATGGCCTTGCCAATGAATCCGGCGAGGTCGGTAAAAACTTTATGGAAACAGTGGCATGGATCAGCAGTGGGCTGGCATCAGAGGCTCTGGGCAGTCATCGCGGAGTCACCGTGGATAGCATCTGCTGGGATTTCAATAAGCCTGATGCTATCCCCGGAGTTATTGGTGGTTGCCGCTTCGGTGCCGGGCCTGCCGAGGCTGACCTGGTGGGGCCAATCAATTATGCCTCACGCGTAGTGGGTGGCTGGGGACATAGCCACAAACAACGTATGCGCGAGCTATTTGGTCGCATACAGACCGTTGTCAGTGTTGGCGAATGTCTACCCAACCCTGGCACCTTCATCGACCTTTCAAGTGAAGATCGAGATCCATTCGGCAATCCGCTGGCGCGTATCCACAGCCAGGTTGAAGCGGCAGAGATTAAACGACTGGAATTCATGCAGAGCAAGACCCGAGCCATTCTCAAGGCCTCCGGGGTCGAGCAATTAATCGAGGAATATGGTAGCTACGATGCCTTTAATGCCACCCATGTATTTGGTAGTTGTCGAATGGGCACCAATCCCGAGACATCGGTGGTTAATGCCTTTGGACGTAGCCACCGCTGGCATAATCTATATATTGCTGATGCCAGTGTATTCCCCAGCTCAGGTGGTGGTGAGGGGCCCTCACTGACCATTGAGGCCCTCGCTATCCGCACCGCCAGGCACATAAAAGATGCCAAATAA
- the rsmD gene encoding 16S rRNA (guanine(966)-N(2))-methyltransferase RsmD — MKSPTRPAKQKSHHSLRIIAGKWRGRRLDFPVLAGVRPTPERVRETLFNWLAPVIHGSRCLDLYAGSGALGLEAASRGAAKSVLVDRAAPIIAALGQHCEHLQAENIELIQSDAFAFLKNNKDLFDIVFLDPPFADNLMEQSLALLLETDCLRPDARVYIEMKKGDRPVLPAGWEFLRSKQAGQVEYHLLVRNTKS; from the coding sequence ATGAAGTCACCCACACGTCCTGCTAAACAAAAATCCCACCACTCACTGCGTATTATTGCGGGCAAATGGCGTGGTCGTCGCCTTGATTTTCCCGTGTTAGCGGGTGTCAGACCAACACCGGAACGGGTGCGGGAGACGCTATTTAACTGGTTGGCTCCGGTTATTCATGGGTCTCGTTGTCTGGATCTGTATGCTGGGAGTGGTGCCCTGGGTCTGGAGGCAGCCTCCCGTGGGGCGGCAAAGTCAGTATTAGTTGATAGGGCGGCCCCCATAATTGCAGCACTTGGACAGCATTGTGAACATTTACAGGCAGAAAATATTGAGTTGATCCAGAGTGATGCCTTTGCCTTCCTGAAAAATAATAAGGATCTATTCGATATTGTGTTCCTGGATCCTCCCTTTGCCGATAACCTGATGGAGCAATCGCTAGCATTATTGCTGGAAACGGATTGCCTAAGACCTGATGCACGGGTCTATATTGAGATGAAGAAGGGTGATCGACCTGTATTACCTGCGGGTTGGGAGTTTTTACGCAGTAAACAGGCGGGTCAGGTGGAGTATCATTTGTTGGTAAGAAACACTAAGAGCTGA